A window from Salvia miltiorrhiza cultivar Shanhuang (shh) chromosome 2, IMPLAD_Smil_shh, whole genome shotgun sequence encodes these proteins:
- the LOC131007759 gene encoding transcription factor bHLH68-like isoform X2, which produces MMAGNPNSWSMNGMHPQSQFVYGSNSSNPSSTTAADHPSQDFPVRSWSQLLLGGSGVGEEERFGASLFHQQKKLENWEDQVLNLNPSSFDVKQEAAQSSSCQIYDDEFKPSNSWPVSSPTSCVTSLFNFSAGKPPAADANHSSECNSTITGGVSKKARVQQSSAQPALKVRKEKLGDRITALHQLVSPFGKTDTASVLSEAIGYIRFLQGQIEVQERNCLFPEEDSESEGGVKDLRSRGLCLVPISCTQNVGNESGADYWAPAALGGGF; this is translated from the exons ATGATGGCTGGAAACCCTAATTCGTGGAGCATGAATGGCATGCATCCACAATCTCAGTTTGTTTATGGCTCCAATTCCTCAAATCCATCTTCAACTACTGCTGCTGATCATCCCTCCCAAGATTTCCCAGTTAGGTCTTGGAGCCAGTTGCTTCT GGGTGGATCGGGAGTTGGAGAAGAGGAGAGATTTGGAGCGAGCCTCTTTCACCAACAAAAGAAGCTGGAGAATTGGGAAGATCAAGTGCTGAATTTGAATCCAAGTAGTTTTGATGTGAAGCAAGAAGCAGCTCAATCTTCAAGCTGCCAAATCTATGACGATGAATTCAAGCCCTCCAATTCATGGCCGGTTTCCTCCCCAACCTCCTGTGTCACATCTCTCTTCAACTTCTCCGCCGGAAAGCCGCCCGCCGCCGACGCCAACCATTCATCCGAG TGCAACAGCACAATTACTGGTGGGGTATCAAAGAAGGCTAGGGTTCAACAGTCTTCAGCCCAACCAGCTCTCAAG GTGAGAAAGGAGAAATTAGGGGATAGAATAACAGCACTTCACCAGCTTGTTTCCCCATTTGGCAAG ACTGACACTGCTTCTGTTCTGTCAGAAGCCATTGGctacattagattccttcaagGCCAGATCGAG GTTCAAGAAAGGAATTGTTTATTTCCCGAAGAG gATTCAGAAAGTGAAGGGGGTGTAAAGGACTTAAGAAGTAGAGGGTTGTGTTTGGTTCCCATATCTTGCACCCAAAACGTGGGAAACGAGAGCGGCGCCGACTATTGGGCACCGGCGGCTCTGGGCGGAGGGTTTTAA
- the LOC131007759 gene encoding transcription factor bHLH68-like isoform X1, producing the protein MMAGNPNSWSMNGMHPQSQFVYGSNSSNPSSTTAADHPSQDFPVRSWSQLLLGGSGVGEEERFGASLFHQQKKLENWEDQVLNLNPSSFDVKQEAAQSSSCQIYDDEFKPSNSWPVSSPTSCVTSLFNFSAGKPPAADANHSSECNSTITGGVSKKARVQQSSAQPALKVRKEKLGDRITALHQLVSPFGKTDTASVLSEAIGYIRFLQGQIEALSSPYMRNASVGTGHHPQHSVQERNCLFPEEDSESEGGVKDLRSRGLCLVPISCTQNVGNESGADYWAPAALGGGF; encoded by the exons ATGATGGCTGGAAACCCTAATTCGTGGAGCATGAATGGCATGCATCCACAATCTCAGTTTGTTTATGGCTCCAATTCCTCAAATCCATCTTCAACTACTGCTGCTGATCATCCCTCCCAAGATTTCCCAGTTAGGTCTTGGAGCCAGTTGCTTCT GGGTGGATCGGGAGTTGGAGAAGAGGAGAGATTTGGAGCGAGCCTCTTTCACCAACAAAAGAAGCTGGAGAATTGGGAAGATCAAGTGCTGAATTTGAATCCAAGTAGTTTTGATGTGAAGCAAGAAGCAGCTCAATCTTCAAGCTGCCAAATCTATGACGATGAATTCAAGCCCTCCAATTCATGGCCGGTTTCCTCCCCAACCTCCTGTGTCACATCTCTCTTCAACTTCTCCGCCGGAAAGCCGCCCGCCGCCGACGCCAACCATTCATCCGAG TGCAACAGCACAATTACTGGTGGGGTATCAAAGAAGGCTAGGGTTCAACAGTCTTCAGCCCAACCAGCTCTCAAG GTGAGAAAGGAGAAATTAGGGGATAGAATAACAGCACTTCACCAGCTTGTTTCCCCATTTGGCAAG ACTGACACTGCTTCTGTTCTGTCAGAAGCCATTGGctacattagattccttcaagGCCAGATCGAG GCACTAAGCTCTCCCTACATGCGCAATGCATCAGTAGGTACAGGTCATCATCCTCAACATTCT GTTCAAGAAAGGAATTGTTTATTTCCCGAAGAG gATTCAGAAAGTGAAGGGGGTGTAAAGGACTTAAGAAGTAGAGGGTTGTGTTTGGTTCCCATATCTTGCACCCAAAACGTGGGAAACGAGAGCGGCGCCGACTATTGGGCACCGGCGGCTCTGGGCGGAGGGTTTTAA
- the LOC131007761 gene encoding probable inactive nicotinamidase At3g16190 isoform X2, with protein MAEAELKWKNTALLVIDMQKDFIFPGGPVHVKGGAAIVPNVVKAVEEARSREIPIIWVVREHDPLGRDVELFRRHFYAADKPKPTSKGSVGAELVDGLVIKNGDYKLVKTRFSAFFNTHLHSYLQGAGINKLVVTGVQTPNCIRQTVFDAVALDYHKVTVIVDATAAATPDVHIGKSSKTILNCFLGCYEKCVPFAFGLF; from the exons ATGGCTGAAGCTGAGTTGAAGTGGAAGAACACTGCCCTTCTTGTAATTGATATGCAG AAAGATTTCATTTTTCCCGGCGGTCCGGTGCATGTTAAAGGCGGCGCAGCTATTGTTCCAAATGTTGTTAAGGCTGTTGAAGAAGCTCGAAGCCGTGAAATTCCTATTATTTGG GTTGTGCGCGAGCATGATCCATTGGGGAGAGATGTAGAGTTGTTCCGCAGGCATTTCTATGCTGCTGATAAACCAAAACCGACTTCAAAGGGTAGTGTGGGTGCAGAATTGGTCGATGGGCTAGTCATAAAAAACGGTGACTATAAGCTGGTGAAGACGAGGTTTAGCGCGTTTTTTAACACGCACCTTCACTCATATCTTCAGGGTGCTGGAATTAATAAGTTAGTGGTCACTG GCGTTCAAACTCCAAATTGCATCCGGCAGACTGTCTTTGATGCCGTTGCATTAGATTATCATAAAGTCACTGTCATTGTTGATGCAACCGCTGCTGCAACACCTGATGTACACATTGGTAAAAGCTCGAAAACTATACTCAACTGTTTCCTTGGGTGTTACGAGAAGTGTGTGCCCTTTGCATTTGGATTATTTTAG
- the LOC131007761 gene encoding probable inactive nicotinamidase At3g16190 isoform X1: MAEAELKWKNTALLVIDMQKDFIFPGGPVHVKGGAAIVPNVVKAVEEARSREIPIIWVVREHDPLGRDVELFRRHFYAADKPKPTSKGSVGAELVDGLVIKNGDYKLVKTRFSAFFNTHLHSYLQGAGINKLVVTGNIMLRLFFFWSMVSVIYDSMLLICLIPYSGVQTPNCIRQTVFDAVALDYHKVTVIVDATAAATPDVHIGKSSKTILNCFLGCYEKCVPFAFGLF, from the exons ATGGCTGAAGCTGAGTTGAAGTGGAAGAACACTGCCCTTCTTGTAATTGATATGCAG AAAGATTTCATTTTTCCCGGCGGTCCGGTGCATGTTAAAGGCGGCGCAGCTATTGTTCCAAATGTTGTTAAGGCTGTTGAAGAAGCTCGAAGCCGTGAAATTCCTATTATTTGG GTTGTGCGCGAGCATGATCCATTGGGGAGAGATGTAGAGTTGTTCCGCAGGCATTTCTATGCTGCTGATAAACCAAAACCGACTTCAAAGGGTAGTGTGGGTGCAGAATTGGTCGATGGGCTAGTCATAAAAAACGGTGACTATAAGCTGGTGAAGACGAGGTTTAGCGCGTTTTTTAACACGCACCTTCACTCATATCTTCAGGGTGCTGGAATTAATAAGTTAGTGGTCACTGGTAATATAATGTTAAgactgttttttttttggtctaTGGTTTCTGTGATTTATGACAGCATGCTTTTAATCTGCTTGATACCTTATTCAGGCGTTCAAACTCCAAATTGCATCCGGCAGACTGTCTTTGATGCCGTTGCATTAGATTATCATAAAGTCACTGTCATTGTTGATGCAACCGCTGCTGCAACACCTGATGTACACATTGGTAAAAGCTCGAAAACTATACTCAACTGTTTCCTTGGGTGTTACGAGAAGTGTGTGCCCTTTGCATTTGGATTATTTTAG
- the LOC131007761 gene encoding probable inactive nicotinamidase At3g16190 isoform X3 has protein sequence MAEAELKWKNTALLVIDMQKDFIFPGGPVHVKGGAAIVPNVVKAVEEARSREIPIIWVVREHDPLGRDVELFRRHFYAADKPKPTSKGSVGAELVDGLVIKNGDYKLVKTRFSAFFNTHLHSYLQGAGINKLVVTGVQTPNCIRQTVFDAVALDYHKVTVIVDATAAATPDVHIANIYDMTNIGVATPTLGEWCKFED, from the exons ATGGCTGAAGCTGAGTTGAAGTGGAAGAACACTGCCCTTCTTGTAATTGATATGCAG AAAGATTTCATTTTTCCCGGCGGTCCGGTGCATGTTAAAGGCGGCGCAGCTATTGTTCCAAATGTTGTTAAGGCTGTTGAAGAAGCTCGAAGCCGTGAAATTCCTATTATTTGG GTTGTGCGCGAGCATGATCCATTGGGGAGAGATGTAGAGTTGTTCCGCAGGCATTTCTATGCTGCTGATAAACCAAAACCGACTTCAAAGGGTAGTGTGGGTGCAGAATTGGTCGATGGGCTAGTCATAAAAAACGGTGACTATAAGCTGGTGAAGACGAGGTTTAGCGCGTTTTTTAACACGCACCTTCACTCATATCTTCAGGGTGCTGGAATTAATAAGTTAGTGGTCACTG GCGTTCAAACTCCAAATTGCATCCGGCAGACTGTCTTTGATGCCGTTGCATTAGATTATCATAAAGTCACTGTCATTGTTGATGCAACCGCTGCTGCAACACCTGATGTACACATTG CAAATATATATGACATGACAAACATCGGAGTGGCAACGCCAACCCTAGGAGAATGGTGTAAATTCGAAGATTAG